From one Mycosarcoma maydis chromosome 17, whole genome shotgun sequence genomic stretch:
- a CDS encoding putative protein involved in vacuolar traffic, with product MSTSSYAELNPYEEARLYSNNHDRERYENMATLFSLIVALDYLERAYVRESISEKEYAPTCTRLLAQCKTMLKLIVDQEKHSSKPITDLADFMRIYKMNYLAAVHRLTVGVPATVEHASSSSLQSSSDRAKWVAETTQNFITFMDALKLKLRAKDQLHPMLSELMRGYSRSDEVGKDQDASDTRAKLLKWLITLNHMKASDEIDEDQARQMLFDVEGAYNSFFRALQD from the coding sequence ATGTCGACCTCATCCTACGCCGAGCTCAACCCATACGAGGAGGCACGGCTGTACTCCAACAACCATGATCGAGAGCGCTACGAAAACATGGCAACACTTTTCAGTCTCATTGTTGCGCTCGACTATCTGGAACGTGCCTACGTTCGCGAATCAATCAGTGAAAAGGAGTACGCGCCCACATGCACTCGTCTACTCGCCCAATGCAAGACCATGCTCAAACTCATCGTCGACCAGGAAAAGCACTCGTCCAAACCCATCACTGACCTCGCCGACTTTATGCGCATCTACAAGATGAATTACCTCGCAGCCGTTCACCGCCTCACCGTCGGCGTGCCCGCAACAGTAGAGCacgcttcctcctcgtcatTGCAGTCCTCCTCCGATAGGGCCAAGTGGGTCGCAGAGACCACGCAGAACTTTATCACCTTTATGGacgcgctcaagctcaagctgcgtGCCAAGGATCAGTTGCATCCCATGCTGAGCGAGCTCATGCGCGGTTACAGTCGCAGTGACGAGGTCGGAAAGGATCAGGACGCAAGCGATACCAGAGCAAAGCTCTTGAAATGGCTCATCACACTCAACCACATGAAGGCGAGCGACGAAATCGATGAGGATCAAGCGCGTCAGATGCTGTTTGACGTCGAAGGAGCCTACAACAGCTTTTTCCGCGCGTTGCAAGACTAG
- a CDS encoding putative 26S proteasome regulatory subunit: MVAPVTSAAGIVALLDEQEPELQSYALKRLDSLVHQFWAEIADAISKIEILYEDERFPDRHLAALVASKIYFHLGEHDEALMFALGAGALFDVEVKDEYVDTVVSKAIDRYITESAPATAATLTPVADASVTVPAKTVADKSAPVDPRLKNIVDQMFARCIADKEYKQALGIALETQRLDVIEEVYSVTHDADLLTYVLESSIGVVPSIEVRNQILHLLVDLFQRLPSPDHFSIGQCYVYLNAPNLASELLFDLIQQAHQPSSSSLANTSNDPLLVTYQLAFDLAESATQEFLENVRKDLSIKASTVKAESAVDTDADMNASSESEAITVQSCIERVRSILQGEESIQLYLEFLKRSNKADLPILKATKEALDARSSIYHSALSFANAFMNAGTTSDKFLRENLEWLAKASNWSKFTATAALGILNKGNLKEGISILRPYLPQDGVTSSVYSEGGSLFALGLIHANHGAEVMELLTNTLKSNPAEIVQHGAALGLGAAGMATGNEDVYEELRNVLYTDSAVAGEASGYAMGLVMLGTGSERAVEEMLQYAHETQHEKIIRGLAIGISLLFYGKEEKAETMIDTLLADKDAILRYGGVYTIALAYAGTANNKAIRRLLHIAVSDVSDDVRRAAVTSLGFLLFRNPTQVPRIVQLLSESYNPHVRYGSTLALGIACAGTGLDEAVDLLEPMTKDPVDFVRQGACIALAMIFIQQNEALNPRVTNARKTFDKIISDKHEDAMAKFGAALAQGLIDAGGRNVTISLQSRGGNANMPAIVGMALFTQFWYWFPLAHFSALAFTPTALIGLNRELRIPEFEFVSEAKPSLFAYPTSFKPPSEKKVERVETAVLSTTAKAQARQRNKERERAQAEGGDAMELDDATSAKKEDGDVAMEEDAKATKGSKPKKERKQEARSELLPNYSRVTPAQVKFVTFPAESRFVPIRPVQGLGSKVRQDVYNTSSVAGKLLGNASPAPGASGTVTPSNNPVASVVAGAKSLYQQAIANASGVGGGETDKGSAGASSAALNNAGPTAEQARSILTSAIGGTGGILLMVDRKPNDEFRALKIGTNDDDDGATNAQRPTEDVVQDDEISPEDAAAIAAAMAADDDDRADDKDVNSVAGNQSRRDGDPDQPANGGIGGGLPEAR; this comes from the coding sequence ATGGTCGCACCAGTCacctctgctgctggcatCGTTGCCCTGCTCGACGAACAGGAACCAGAGCTTCAGTCGTATGCGCTCAAACGCCTCGATTCGCTTGTCCATCAATTCTGGGCTGAAATCGCAGATGCCATCTCCAAAATCGAAATCCTCTACGAAGATGAGCGCTTCCCAGACCGTCaccttgctgctctcgtcgccTCCAAGATCTACTTCCATCTCGGAGAGCACGATGAAGCTCTCATGTTTGCTCTCGGTGCCGGCGCTTTGTTTGATGTAGAAGTCAAGGACGAATACGTCGACACAGTCGTCTCCAAGGCCATCGACAGATACATCACCGAGTCTGCTCCCGCCACAGCCGCCACCCTGACACCAGTCGCAGATGCTTCTGTTACTGTCCCCGCTAAGACCGTTGCTGATAAGTCTGCACCGGTCGATCCAAGGCTCAAAAACATTGTCGATCAGATGTTTGCACGTTGCATCGCAGACAAGGAGTACAAGCAGGCTCTCGGTATCGCCCTCGAGACACAGCGTTTGGATGTCATCGAAGAGGTGTACTCTGTCACGCATGACGCCGATCTCCTCACCTATGTCCtcgagagcagcatcggcgtcgtTCCGTCCATCGAGGTCCGCAACCAGATCCTCCatctcctcgtcgacctcttcCAAAGACTACCTAGCCCAGATCACTTTAGCATCGGTCAGTGCTACGTCTACCTCAATGCGCCCAACCTCGCCTCGGAACTCCTCTTCGACCTCATCCAGCAGGCGCATCAGCCCTCGAGTTCGTCGCTAGCCAACACGTCCAACGACCCTCTCCTTGTCACATATCAGCTTGCCTTTGACTTGGCAGAGAGCGCAACGCAGGAATTCCTTGAAAACGTGCGCAAGGACCTCTCGATCAAGGCTTCCACCGTCAAGGCCGAATCTGCTGTTGACACCGATGCCGATATGAATGCCTCTTCCGAATCCGAAGCAATCACCGTACAGTCGTGCATCGAGCGCGTCCGCTCTATCCTTCAGGGTGAGGAAAGCATCCAGCTCTACCTCGAGTTTCTCAAGCGCTCCAACAAGGCCGACTTGCCCATCCTCAAAGCAACCAAGGAGGCGCTTGACGCTCGAAGCTCCATCTACCACTCGGCACTCAGCTTTGCCAACGCATTCATGAATGCCGGCACCACCTCGGACAAGTTCCTGCGCGAGAACCTCGAGTGGTTGGCAAAGGCTTCCAACTGGTCCAAGTTTACGGCTACAGCTGCGCTCGGTATCCTCAACAAGGGTAACCTCAAAGAAGGTATTAGCATCCTCCGACCGTACCTGCCTCAGGACGGCGTCACCAGCAGTGTTTACTCTGAAGGTGGCTCGCTCTTTGCCCTCGGTCTCATTCACGCAAATCACGGCGCAGAGGTCATGGAATTGCTTAccaacacgctcaagaGCAACCCTGCCGAAATTGTTCAGCACGGGGCTGCTCTTGGCCTTGGTGCTGCGGGCATGGCCACGGGAAATGAGGATGTATACGAGGAGCTTCGCAACGTCCTCTACACCGACTCTGCCGTTGCTGGTGAGGCGAGCGGTTACGCCATGGGCCTCGTCATGCTTGGCACCGGATCGGAGCGTGCCGTCGAGGAGATGCTTCAGTACGCGCACGAGACGCAGCACGAAAAGATCATCCGTGGTCTCGCCATCGGTAtctctctcctcttctATGgcaaggaggagaaggcCGAGACCATGATCGACACTTTGCTCGCTGACAAGGACGCCATCCTCCGATACGGAGGTGTCTACACCATCGCCCTCGCCTACGCCGGCACTGCCAACAACAAGGCGATACGACGTCTGCTCCACATCGCCGTCTCGGATGTCAGCGACGATGTGCGACGTGCTGCCGTCACCTCACTCGGCTTCCTGCTGTTCCGCAACCCCACCCAGGTGCCGCGGATTGTCCAGCTCCTCTCGGAATCATACAACCCTCACGTACGCTACGGAAGCACGCTGGCCCTCGGTATCGCCTGCGCAGGCACTGGCCTCGATGAGGCTGtggatctgctcgagccCATGACCAAGGATCCCGTCGACTTTGTGCGTCAAGGTGCGTGCATTGCTCTGGCCATGATTTTCATCCAGCAGAACGAGGCGCTCAACCCGCGCGTCACCAATGCACGCAAGACGTTTGACAAGATTATTTCGGACAAGCACGAGGATGCTATGGCCAAATTTggtgctgcgcttgctcaGGGCTTGATCGATGCCGGTGGACGCAACGTCACCATTTCGCTGCAGAGCCGAGGTGGCAATGCCAACATGCCCGCTATTGTGGGTATGGCGCTGTTCACTCAATTCTGGTACTGGTTCCCCTTGGCTCATTTCTCGGCGCTCGCCTTCACGCCTACGGCGCTGATCGGTCTGAACCGCGAGCTGCGTATTCCCGAGTTCGAGTTTGTGTCCGAAGCCAAACCGAGCCTGTTTGCGTACCCGACATCGTTCAAGCCGCCATCGGAGAAGAAGGTGGAGCGTGTCGAGACGGCGGTGCTGTCGACCACGGccaaagcacaagcacgacaGCGCAACAAAGAGCGCGAGCGAGCTCAGGCTGAAGGTGGCGATGCCATGgagctcgatgatgccacgagcgccaagaaggaagatggcgatgtgGCTATGGAAGAAGATGCCAAGGCAACCAAGGGCAGCAAGCCCAAGAAGGAACGCAAGCAGGAAGCGCGATCCGAGTTGCTGCCCAACTACTCACGCGTCACTCCGGCGCAGGTCAAGTTTGTCACGTTCCCGGCCGAGTCGCGGTTTGTACCTATCCGACCTGTGCAAGGATTGGGCAGCAAGGTGAGACAGGATGTCTACAACACTTCGTCGGTTGCTGGTAAGCTTTTGGGTAATGCTTCTCCTGCGCCCGGGGCTAGTGGCACTGTGACGCCCTCGAACAACCCTGTGGCGAGCGTGGTGGCAGGTGCCAAGTCGCTTTACCAGCAAGCTATTGCGAATGCATCTGGtgttggcggtggtgagACGGACAAGGGTTCTGCTGGCGCTTCAAGTGCAGCGCTCAACAATGCGGGACCTACGGCCGAGCAAGCTCGTAGCATCCTCACGTCGGCGATCGGAGGTACTGGCGGAATCCTGTTGATGGTGGATCGAAAGCCGAATGACGAGTTCCGAGCGCTCAAGATTGGTACcaatgacgatgacgatggtgCGACCAATGCGCAGAGGCCTACGGAAGATGTTGTgcaggacgacgagattTCGCCGGAGGATGCGGCAGCTATTGCAGCTGCCATGGCTgcagatgatgacgatAGGGCTGACGATAAGGATGTCAACAGTGTCGCTGGAAACCAATCCAGGAGGGATGGCGATCCTGATCAACCCGCTAATGGCGGTATCGGCGGAGGCCTGCCTGAAGCACGTTGA
- a CDS encoding uncharacterized protein (related to GLY1 - L-threonine aldolase, low-specific): MFVCVSILATSTRSVTRSAAHRLPRLVTSLTTPLSGSNVVPLFRFPLRDPPRACFSLTPTLASAYSGEGAEDDSSIMSTSYPLQPSEPVDPVHGPSKTQKPINVNANGDANGAYITDAHSRQQNKTAPLLPADPLKGKIDNAKKQQLLARDFRSDTITAPTESMIRAMAEASRGDDVYGEDDTTNSFQAEIAALTGKESAIFVPSGTLSNQLAFRTHLHQPPHTVLCDTRSHIHRYEAGGIAFHCGASTEIVAPSNGHHLRWDQDIKPNLNLSDDIHFSPTRIISLENTLNGTIFPQDEIVKISTEARKLGLIMHLDGARVWNVAAETGLSLKELCDPFDTVSLCLSKGLGAPIGSILVGPSQFIKKVRHFRKLYGAGVRQVGPLVAAARVGVLENYPKLQATHQLARYAGQELEKLGVRLTAPVETSMVFLDTSSIGIPISELVSRAAALPAPIQLGGGRMVVHYQIEKQAIDDLLDLIRVMKKEKADGTGPANAAAADSGAGLYSNNMTGGNTASAATTKTNGSLSHVRSSSSSENRGLVFQTIGTCSRRPSDEMRHSVSLVLPFPDRQSALTLQQSISVDKELKPKEVRKEFTILTRSSSSATVELGVKIFATTVRQLRLSVNAFLEDASLVCRTMAEFDPLQKGIDELSKMHLEDELEQGSVGVAG, encoded by the coding sequence ATGTTCGTTTGCGTGTCCATTCTCGCAACATCTACTCGCTCAGTCACTCGCTCAGCCGCTCATCGCCTGCCGCGACTCGTCACATCTTTGACAACTCCTTTATCTGGCTCGAACGTCGTGCCGCTGTTCCGCTTCCCATTGCGCGACccacctcgagcttgctttTCGCTTACACCCACACTAGCCAGCGCTTACTCCGGTGAAGGCGCCGAGGACGATTCCAGCATCATGTCCACCTCCTACCCACTTCAGCCCTCTGAACCAGTCGATCCGGTTCACGGCCCTTCGAAGACGCAGAAACCCATCAACGTCAACGCTAACGGCGATGCGAACGGTGCCTACATCACAGATGCTCATTCCCGTCAGCAAAACAAGACAGCTCCTCTCCTACCAGCCGATCCGCTCAAGggcaagatcgacaatGCAAaaaagcagcagctgctcgcgcGAGATTTCCGCTCTGACACCATCACAGCGCCCACCGAGTCCATGATCCGCGCCATGGCAGAGGCATCTCGTGGCGATGATGTATATGGCGAGGATGACACCACCAACTCGTTCCAGGCCGAGATCGCCGCCCTTACTGGCAAAGAGTCGGCCATCTTTGTTCCTTCGGGCACGCTTTCCAACCAGCTTGCGTTTCGCACCCATCTCCATCAGCCGCCGCACACTGTCCTCTGCGATACTCGCTCCCATATTCACCGCTATGAAGCAGGTGGCATCGCTTTCCACTGTGGTGCTTCCACCGAGATTGTCGCCCCATCCAACGGTCACCATCTACGATGGGATCAAGATATCAAGCCAAACCTCAATCTCAGCGACGATATTCACTTTTCGCCCACACGCATCATCTCGCTTGAAAATACTCTCAACGGAACCATTTTTCCTCAAGATGAGATTGTCAAGATCTCAACGGAAGCgcgcaagcttggcttgatCATGCACTTGGACGGTGCGCGTGTCTGGAATGTTGCTGCCGAGACGGGTCTTTCGCTCAAGGAGCTATGCGATCCTTTCGACACAGTGTCTTTGTGCTTGAGCAAAGGGCTGGGTGCTCCTATCGGAAGTATCCTCGTCGGACCTTCTCAGTTTATCAAAAAGGTGCGACACTTCCGTAAGCTCTACGGTGCCGGTGTACGACAGGTCGGACCGCTTGTTGCAGCCGCGCGTGTCGGTGTGCTAGAAAACTATCCGAAGCTTCAAGCCACGCACCAGCTGGCGCGCTACGCTGGACAGGAGCTTGAAAAGCTTGGCGTGCGTCTGACAGCTCCtgtcgagacgagcatGGTTTTCCTCGACACTTCGTCTATTGGCATTCCGATTTCCGAGCTTGTTtcgcgcgctgctgccttgcCGGCTCccatccagctcggcgGCGGTCGAATGGTGGTTCACTACCAGATTGAGAAACAGGCGAtcgacgacttgctcgacttgatTCGCGTCATGAAGAAGGAAAAGGCTGACGGAACGGGACCTGCCaatgcagctgctgccgataGCGGAGCAGGTCTCTACTCGAACAACATGACGGGCGGAAACACCGCATCTgccgccaccaccaagACCAACGGCTCCCTGTCTCACGTCCGGTCGTCCTCGAGTAGCGAAAATCGCGGCCTGGTCTTCCAGACCATCGGCACATGTTCACGCAGACCTtccgacgagatgcgacACAGCGTCTCGCTCGTGCTCCCCTTTCCCGACCGTCAATCCGCTCTCACCCTGCAACAGTCCATCTCGGTCGACAAGGAACTCAAACCCAAAGAGGTTCGAAAGGAATTCACCATCCTCACGCGCTCATCGTCTTCTGCAACGGTCGAGTTGGGCGTCAAGATCTTCGCCACCACCGTGAGGCAGCTGAGGTTGAGCGTCAATGCGTTTTTGGAGGATGCCAGCTTGGTGTGTAGGACAATGGCCGAATTCGATCCGTTGCAGAAAGGCATTGATGAGCTCAGCAAGATGCACTTGGAGGACGAGTTGGAGCAGGGTTCCGTCGGTGTGGCTGGTTAA
- a CDS encoding putative small nuclear ribonucleoprotein chain D2, which translates to MSQYVNVPKSELDQSQIRELEQYEISQGPLSVLQQSVRNHTQILIALRNNKKLLARVKAFDRHSNMVLENVKEMWTEVPKGKGKKPVNKDRFISKMFLRGDSVVLVLRNTA; encoded by the exons ATGAG CCAATACGTCAATGTTCCCAAGTCCGAACTGGACCAATCGCAGATCAGAGAGCTTGAACAGTATGAGATCTCTCAAGGTCCTCTTTCTGTGCTGCAGCAATCCGTTCGCAATCACACCCAAATCCTGATTGCACTTCGCAACAACAAGAAACTCCTTGCAAGGGTAAAGGCATTCGACCGTCACTCCAATATGGTGCTTGAAAACGTAAAGGAGATGTGGACAGAGGTGCCCAAGGGCAAAGGCAAAAAGCCGGTCAACAAGGACCGCTTCATCTCCAAGATGTTCCTTCGTGGCGACTCGGTCGTTCTGGTGCTTAGAAATACCGCTTAA
- a CDS encoding putative glutamyl-tRNA synthetase, which translates to MATPTLKLDPQAKVAPLAPIALAKLVTAADASQALTLVFEDGIAPTLILPNAAPVEGYLHIIRELASHYAHLGLSGTDKDQSAQVNLYVSQGDNLALANFQTASAIADSLDQHLALRTFLVSHSVTAADAAIWAAVRASSPVIGLVRKGLHKHLQRWFNHIDSLAPFSDALVQLADAKAEKFKNKKTAAGFDLFLKDAQQGQVVTRFPPEPSGYLHVGHAKAAILNQYFARQYNGKLIIRFDDTNPSKEKEEFEQSIIEDLALLGIKGDATSHTSDYFDKLYQLAIQMIQLGKAYADDTPQEQMRAERMDGIASKRRDASVEENMTRFADMSTGSAEGRKWCLRAKISYSDPNKAMRDPVIYRCNPDVSHHRTGTTWKVYPTYDFACPIVDSIEGVTHALRTNEYRDRNPQYYWMLDALKLRKVDIWDFGRLNFVYTLLSKRKLQWFVDNGVVSGWDDPRFPTVRGIRRRGMTIETIQEFILAQGPSQQIINMEWDNIWTINKRNIDPVVPRYHALDKDGLVKVNVKGAPKRHTKEMPRHKKNADLGTKLTVFDQEVYVEQADARSFGQAEEVTLMDWGNVIIDSKQTDAAGNVVSIDASANLDGDFKKTKKKVTWLAASASTTETLVEVDLLDFDYLITKKKLDEEDNFADFVTPNSEFRSVALADHNVASLEPGAAIQFERKGYYILDQLVGKNGRREFIRIPDGKQASSASKVAPDADVEAKKHAAQKARAEKAAAKAKKQQEKADKTKAKALEKGDGLQYVAGAVSASVAAATAGLATAIATKPSSAANTHNTRASHPPHFPELIDSAHTINMYHAPIITTNIPTPVRTNMYSMNKIL; encoded by the coding sequence ATGGCTACTCCCACACTCAAGCTCGACCCGCAGGCAAAGGTCGCCCCGCTGGCACCTATCGCGCTTGCCAAACTCGttactgctgctgacgcttCTCAGGCGCTCACGCTCGTCTTTGAGGACGGCATCGCGCCCACTCTGATCCTTCCTAACGCCGCTCCTGTTGAGGGCTACCTTCACATTATCCGAGAGCTCGCCTCGCACTATGCCCACCTTGGTCTCTCTGGCACCGACAAGGACCAGAGCGCACAGGTCAACCTCTACGTCAGCCAAGGCGACAACCTAGCACTCGCCAACTTCCAGACCGCTTCGGCGATCGCCGACAGCCTCGACCAGCACCTTGCTCTGCGCACGTTTCTCGTCAGCCACTCTGTCACTGCGGCTGATGCAGCCATCTGGGCGGCTGTGCGTGCCAGCTCGCCCGTCATTGGTCTCGTCCGTAAGGGTCTCCACAAGCACTTGCAGCGATGGTTCAACCACATCGACTCGCTTGCACCCTTCTCTGACGCGCTCGTCCAACTCGCCGATGCCAAGGCCGAGAAGTTCAAGAACAAAAAGAccgctgctggctttgATCTCTTCCTCAAGGATGCTCAGCAGGGCCAGGTGGTCACTCGCTTCCCTCCCGAGCCTTCGGGTTATCTGCACGTCGGTCACGCCAAAGCCGCCATTCTCAACCAGTATTTTGCTCGCCAGTACAACGGCAAACTCATTATTCGATTCGACGACACCAACCCAagcaaggagaaggaggagtTCGAACAGTCAATCATCGAGGATCTCGCACTTCTCGGTATCAAGGGTGACGCGACGAGCCACACCTCGGATTACTTTGACAAGCTTTACCAGCTTGCCATCCAGATGATTCAGCTTGGCAAAGCGTACGCTGATGACACACCTCAGGAGCAGATGCGTGCCGAGCGTATGGACGGGATCGCTTCGAAGCGCCGTGATGCATCGGTCGAGGAAAATATGACGCGTTTCGCCGACATGTCGACTGGCTCTGCTGAAGGTCGTAAGTGGTGCTTGCGTGCCAAGATCTCGTATTCGGATCCGAACAAGGCAATGCGTGACCCAGTCATCTATCGCTGCAACCCAGACGTCTCGCATCACCGCACGGGCACTACCTGGAAGGTGTACCCAACGTACGACTTTGCGTGCCCGATtgtcgactcgatcgaagGCGTCACGCACGCTCTGCGTACCAACGAGTACCGCGACCGCAACCCGCAGTACTACTGGATGCTCGacgcgctcaagctgcgtAAAGTGGATATTTGGGACTTTGGTCGTCTCAACTTTGTCTACACGCTTCTGTCCAAACGTAAGCTGCAGTGGTTTGTGGATAATGGAGTGGTTTCTGGTTGGGACGATCCACGTTTCCCTACCGTCCGAGGTATCCGCAGGAGAGGTATGACGATCGAAACGATCCAAGAGTTCATCTTGGCGCAGGGCCCATCGCAACAGATCATCAACATGGAATGGGACAATATCTGGACCATCAACAAGCGCAACATCGATCCTGTTGTTCCACGATACCATGCTCTCGATAAAGACGGCCTTGTCAAGGTCAACGTCAAAGGTGCGCCCAAGCGTCACACCAAGGAGATGCCGAGGCACAAGAAGAACGCGGATCTGGGCACCAAGCTCACCGTGTTCGACCAAGAGGTATATGTGGAGCAGGCAGACGCGCGGTCGTTCGGCCAAGCCGAAGAGGTGACGTTGATGGATTGGGGCAATGTGATCATTGACTCGAAGCAGACCGACGCTGCAGGCAACGTGGTTTCGATCGATGCAAGCGCCAATTTGGATGGTGACTTTAAAAagaccaagaagaaggTCACCTGGCTCGCGGCGTCGGCTTCCACTACAGAGACattggtcgaggtggacctgctcgactttgactaCCTGATCACCAAGAAAAAgttggacgaggaggataactttgccgactttgtcaCGCCGAATTCCGAGTTTCGCAGTGTCGCGCTCGCGGATCACAACGTGGCGTCGCTTGAGCCGGGCGCTGCGATCCAATTCGAGCGCAAAGGCTACTATATTTTGGACCAGTTGGTCGGTAAGAATGGTAGGAGAGAGTTTATCAGGATTCCGGATGGAAAACAGGCATCTTCGGCTAGCAAGGTGGCGCCCGATGCGGATGTCGAGGCAAAGAAGCACGCGGCTCAAAAGGCGCGTGCTGAAAAAGCggcagccaaagccaagaagcAACAGGAAAAGGCTGACAAgaccaaggccaaggcaCTTGAAAAGGGCGACGGCTTGCAGTACGTCGCCGGGGCTGTCAGTGCCAGTGTAGCCGCCGCCACTGCCGGTCTTGCCACCGCCATAGCTACCAAACCATCCTCGGCTGCCAACACGCACAACACTCGCGCATCCCACCCCCCCCACTTCCCAGAACTCATCGACTCTGCCCACACCATCAACATGTATCACGCCcccatcatcaccaccaacatcCCCACCCCCGTCCGCACAAACATGTACTCCATGAACAAGATCCTGTAA
- a CDS encoding uncharacterized protein (related to protein hus1, required for S-M and DNA damage checkpoints), producing MRFRTQIADVSIFTRVVQSIGKVANKCILKLTPDKIHMICLGDTDGTQIWSQMQVDSIFQDYRIESNFQNHINLEVSPDTLLKALKSAHNAYSVILRLAKRNKDPLLSFSISAQSHTGAKLEVVQDVLIKVLKPAEMSRIVEPLCPEPDVHIILPKLLHLRTVADHMRSLSDVVTLSANRQGELRLSVVEDEVSLDTTWSGLAHPTIEASQSSPAQNQESDPSQHKSVNLETKSLLKFLSSYLVATTTIACICANHCAIFYVYIGDVDKSSGVMTFFLPGVVRED from the coding sequence atgaggtTCAGAACGCAGATAGCCGATGTCTCGATCTTTACGCGTGTGGTGCAGTCTATTGGCAAAGTTGCCAACAAATGCATCCTCAAACTCACGCCGGACAAGATTCACATGATCTGCCTGGGCGACACCGATGGTACGCAGATCTGGTCGCAGATGCAggtcgactcgatcttTCAGGACTACCGCATCGAGTCCAACTTTCAGAATCACATCAACCTCGAGGTGTCACCAGACACGTTACTAAAGGCGCTCAAGTCGGCTCACAACGCGTACAGTGTGATCCTTCGTCTGGCCAAACGCAACAAGGACCCTCTGCTCAGCttctccatctcggcaCAGAGCCATACGGGTGCTaagctcgaggtggtgcaGGATGTGCTGATCAAGGTACTCAAACCAGCCGAGATGAGTCGCATTGTGGAGCCGCTGTGTCCTGAACCGGACGTTCATATCATTCTGCCCAAGTTGCTCCACCTGCGCACTGTGGCAGATCACATGCGCTCGCTGTCGGACGTGGTGACGCTCTCTGCGAACCGACAAGGTGAACTGCGATtgtcggtggtggaagaTGAGGTTAGCCTGGACACTACTTGGTCGGGTCTGGCGCATCCCACCATTGAAGCATCACAGTCGAGCCCAGCACAAAACCAGGAGAGCGATCCAAGCCAACACAAAAGCGTCAATCTTGAGACCAAGTCGTTGCTCAAATTCTTGTCGAGCTACCTTGTTGCTACGACCACGATTGCATGCATCTGCGCCAATCACTGCGCCATTTTTTATGTGTACATTGGCGACGTCGACAAGAGCAGCGGTGTCATGACGTTTTTCCTACCTGGTGTTGTCCGCGAGGATTGA